A window of the Listeria swaminathanii genome harbors these coding sequences:
- the cobD gene encoding threonine-phosphate decarboxylase CobD: protein MKITTASHGGNYNELAKKHGLTKEMVLDFSANINPLGVPASLKQTITANLDQLVEYPEPDYLALRARIASFHQLDLANVIPGNGATELIFGIAKVTKAQKVLLLAPTFAEYERAFFDAEIVYAELTNETHFAAAKIVLATLEREPDIDAVCLCNPNNPTGQLISQQEMVQIAALCEKRNIYLIIDEAFMDFLEDNETISMIPYLQQFPHLAIIRAFTKFFAIPGLRLGYLLTKNDLLSEALLQMREPWSINTFADLAGQILFDDTDYINQTYSWLSAEREFLYEGLTGFPELTVYRPSVNYIFFHLEKPLDLRKELLLKGIFIRSCANYRGLSENYYRVAVKSRDDNSQLLSALEVVFSGN from the coding sequence GTGAAAATAACGACGGCTTCTCACGGTGGCAACTACAACGAACTAGCAAAAAAACATGGACTTACAAAAGAAATGGTACTCGATTTTAGTGCGAATATTAATCCACTTGGAGTCCCAGCTAGTTTGAAACAAACGATAACTGCAAATTTGGATCAACTGGTAGAATATCCAGAACCAGATTACTTGGCGCTCCGTGCGCGAATTGCCTCGTTCCATCAACTCGACCTAGCGAATGTTATCCCTGGAAACGGGGCGACGGAGCTGATTTTCGGAATAGCAAAAGTAACTAAGGCGCAAAAAGTTCTCTTACTTGCGCCTACTTTTGCGGAATATGAACGTGCTTTTTTTGATGCGGAAATTGTTTATGCAGAATTAACGAATGAAACCCATTTCGCAGCAGCTAAAATCGTACTAGCGACACTCGAACGAGAACCAGATATCGATGCCGTTTGTTTGTGCAATCCGAACAACCCAACCGGACAACTAATTTCGCAACAAGAAATGGTGCAAATTGCTGCTTTATGTGAAAAACGAAACATTTATTTAATTATCGATGAAGCTTTTATGGACTTTTTAGAAGACAATGAAACGATTTCAATGATTCCTTATTTGCAACAATTCCCACATTTAGCAATTATTCGCGCTTTTACCAAGTTTTTCGCGATACCAGGACTACGACTGGGTTACTTATTAACGAAAAACGATTTATTATCCGAGGCGCTACTTCAAATGCGCGAACCTTGGTCTATCAATACATTTGCTGATTTAGCAGGGCAGATTTTATTTGACGATACCGATTATATTAACCAAACATACAGCTGGCTTTCAGCAGAACGCGAATTTCTATACGAAGGCTTAACTGGGTTTCCAGAACTTACAGTGTATCGACCAAGCGTTAACTACATATTTTTCCACCTTGAAAAACCGCTCGACTTACGAAAAGAATTGCTGTTAAAAGGGATTTTCATTCGCAGTTGCGCAAATTACCGCGGGCTATCCGAAAATTATTACCGAGTTGCGGTGAAAAGTAGGGATGATAATAGCCAACTTTTGTCTGCGCTTGAGGTGGTTTTCAGTGGAAATTAA
- a CDS encoding ethanolamine ammonia-lyase subunit EutB, translated as MILKTNLFGHTYQFKSITDVLAKANEEKSGDRLAGVAAESAEERVAAKVVLSKMTLGDLRNNPVVPYETDEVTRIIQDQVNDRIHDSIKNWTVEELREWILDHKTTDADIKRVARGLTSEIIAAVTKLMSNLDLIYGAKKIRVIAHANTTIGLPGTFSARLQPNHPTDDPDGILASLMEGLTYGIGDAVIGLNPVDDSTDSVVRLLNKFEEFRSKWDVPTQTCVLAHVKTQMEAMRRGAPTGLVFQSIAGSEKGNTAFGFDGATIEEARQLALQSGAATGPNVMYFETGQGSELSSDAHFGVDQVTMEARCYGFAKKFDPFLVNTVVGFIGPEYLYDSKQVIRAGLEDHFMGKLTGISMGCDVCYTNHMKADQNDVENLSVLLTAAGCNFIMGIPHGDDVMLNYQTTGYHETATLRELFGLKPIKEFDQWMEKMGFSENGKLTSRAGDASIFLK; from the coding sequence ATGATTTTAAAAACGAATTTATTCGGCCATACATACCAGTTCAAATCCATCACTGATGTGTTGGCAAAAGCAAACGAAGAAAAATCAGGCGATCGCTTAGCCGGAGTTGCTGCTGAATCTGCAGAAGAACGTGTAGCTGCTAAAGTGGTGCTTTCTAAAATGACGCTTGGAGATTTACGTAATAATCCGGTTGTCCCATATGAAACAGATGAGGTAACACGTATTATTCAAGACCAAGTAAACGACCGTATCCATGATTCCATCAAAAACTGGACAGTGGAAGAATTACGGGAATGGATTTTAGACCATAAAACAACAGATGCTGACATTAAACGTGTTGCACGCGGCCTAACGTCAGAAATTATTGCTGCTGTTACTAAACTAATGTCCAACTTAGATTTAATTTATGGAGCTAAAAAAATCCGTGTTATCGCACATGCGAACACAACAATCGGTCTTCCAGGAACTTTCTCCGCTAGACTACAACCAAACCATCCAACTGATGATCCTGATGGTATCCTTGCGTCACTAATGGAAGGATTAACTTACGGGATTGGGGATGCGGTAATCGGACTTAACCCAGTAGATGATTCTACTGATAGCGTAGTTCGCTTACTTAATAAATTTGAAGAATTCCGCAGCAAATGGGATGTGCCAACACAAACTTGTGTACTTGCACATGTGAAGACTCAAATGGAAGCAATGCGTCGCGGCGCTCCAACTGGTCTTGTATTCCAATCTATCGCAGGTTCTGAAAAAGGTAACACAGCTTTCGGTTTTGACGGAGCAACTATTGAAGAAGCTAGACAATTAGCCCTTCAAAGTGGTGCTGCAACTGGACCAAACGTAATGTACTTTGAAACAGGACAAGGTTCTGAACTTTCTTCTGACGCACATTTCGGCGTAGACCAAGTAACAATGGAAGCTCGTTGTTATGGATTCGCGAAGAAATTTGATCCATTCCTAGTAAATACAGTAGTTGGATTTATCGGACCTGAGTATTTATATGATTCCAAACAAGTAATCCGCGCCGGCCTTGAAGATCACTTCATGGGTAAATTAACTGGTATTTCTATGGGTTGTGACGTATGTTACACAAACCACATGAAAGCCGACCAAAACGACGTAGAAAACTTATCAGTACTTCTAACTGCAGCAGGATGTAACTTTATCATGGGTATTCCTCATGGTGATGACGTTATGCTTAACTACCAAACAACTGGTTACCACGAAACAGCCACTTTACGTGAATTATTTGGCCTAAAACCAATTAAAGAATTTGATCAGTGGATGGAAAAAATGGGATTCAGCGAAAATGGTAAATTAACTAGCCGTGCTGGAGATGCATCTATTTTCCTAAAATAA
- a CDS encoding 1-propanol dehydrogenase PduQ — translation MQKVSFKTDLYIGQGATDRLLDFKDKQIFIVTDPFMVSSGMINAITEKIDPSNTYTIFSEIIPDPPIENVVAGIEVLNECDANLMIAIGGGSAIDAAKAMKFFGQKLGTVRAMPFIVIPTTSGTGSEVTSFSVITNKEKAIKYPLITDAILPDEAILDADLVKSVPPAITADTGMDVLTHALEAYVSTKANDYSDAMAEKVIQLVFTYLERAYKDGNDLEAREKMHNASCLAGMAFNITSLGLNHGIAHTAGAKFKIPHGRMNTLLLPHVISYNAGITSDFGNNPDNRAAERYTAIAKLLKMPASNTRLGVRSLINAIKQLQKKLNMPTTLSECGVSRTDLNENIAQIAEGALNDGCTATNPRTPTETDVSAILEKMLA, via the coding sequence ATGCAAAAAGTTAGTTTTAAAACAGACCTTTATATTGGCCAAGGAGCAACAGATCGTTTACTTGATTTTAAAGACAAACAAATCTTCATCGTAACGGATCCATTTATGGTTAGTTCGGGAATGATTAATGCCATTACAGAAAAAATTGATCCATCGAATACATATACGATTTTTAGCGAAATTATTCCAGATCCACCGATTGAAAACGTGGTAGCAGGAATTGAAGTTTTAAATGAATGTGATGCAAACTTGATGATTGCTATCGGTGGTGGTTCTGCGATCGATGCGGCGAAAGCAATGAAATTCTTCGGTCAAAAACTTGGTACGGTACGCGCGATGCCTTTCATCGTTATCCCGACAACAAGTGGAACTGGCTCAGAAGTAACTAGTTTCTCCGTTATTACAAACAAAGAAAAAGCGATTAAATATCCACTTATTACAGATGCCATTTTGCCTGATGAAGCGATTTTAGATGCGGACTTAGTAAAATCTGTACCACCAGCAATTACAGCGGACACTGGTATGGACGTGTTAACGCATGCGCTTGAAGCATATGTATCCACAAAAGCCAACGATTACTCAGATGCAATGGCAGAAAAAGTAATCCAATTAGTATTCACTTACTTAGAACGTGCTTATAAAGACGGAAATGACCTGGAAGCGCGTGAAAAAATGCATAATGCGTCTTGTCTAGCAGGAATGGCGTTTAATATTACATCACTTGGCTTAAATCATGGTATCGCTCATACAGCTGGAGCTAAATTTAAAATTCCGCATGGCCGTATGAATACATTACTTTTACCACACGTAATTAGCTATAACGCTGGAATTACAAGTGATTTCGGTAACAATCCAGATAACCGTGCAGCAGAACGTTACACAGCAATTGCGAAATTACTAAAAATGCCAGCATCCAACACAAGACTTGGTGTTCGCAGCCTGATCAATGCAATTAAACAACTGCAAAAGAAACTCAATATGCCGACAACCTTATCAGAATGTGGTGTTAGCCGCACAGATTTAAATGAAAATATCGCTCAAATCGCTGAAGGCGCGCTAAACGACGGCTGTACTGCAACGAATCCTAGAACACCGACAGAAACAGATGTTAGTGCTATTCTCGAAAAAATGTTGGCATAA
- a CDS encoding MIP/aquaporin family protein — protein MSAYLAEFIGTMVLIMFGNGLLAGLTLNKSLSQGANWVVVTFGWGFAVMIGIYVAGAYSGAHLNPAVTIALAVGGSFPWAEVVPYIIAQIAGAFVGASIVILHYYPHFKATPQEIDTHGIFSTGPAIRNTPFNLISEIIATFAFIFGLLMIGANSFTDGLNPLILGFLVVAIGMSFGPTTGYAINPARDLGPRLAYFLLPVPNKSGSDWRYAWIPIVGPIIGGLLAIGLFNILL, from the coding sequence ATGTCAGCATATTTGGCAGAATTTATTGGTACGATGGTTTTGATTATGTTTGGGAACGGCCTTTTAGCAGGATTAACTTTAAACAAATCATTATCACAAGGTGCAAACTGGGTAGTTGTCACTTTTGGTTGGGGTTTTGCTGTAATGATTGGGATTTATGTGGCCGGAGCATATAGTGGGGCGCATTTAAACCCAGCTGTAACAATCGCTCTCGCAGTTGGAGGGTCATTCCCTTGGGCAGAGGTAGTTCCATATATTATCGCCCAAATCGCCGGAGCATTTGTCGGAGCATCAATCGTTATTTTACATTACTATCCACATTTTAAAGCGACACCACAAGAAATTGATACACATGGTATTTTTTCCACAGGACCAGCAATTCGAAATACACCTTTCAACTTAATCAGTGAAATTATCGCAACATTTGCCTTTATTTTTGGTTTACTTATGATTGGGGCGAACAGTTTCACAGATGGTTTAAACCCATTAATTCTCGGTTTCCTCGTAGTCGCAATCGGAATGAGTTTCGGACCAACGACTGGTTATGCAATTAACCCAGCACGTGACTTAGGACCAAGACTTGCTTACTTTTTACTACCCGTCCCAAATAAAAGTGGATCAGACTGGCGCTACGCTTGGATTCCAATCGTAGGACCAATCATCGGTGGTCTACTAGCCATTGGACTTTTTAACATTCTTTTATAA
- a CDS encoding sensor histidine kinase codes for MTKTIREMCLRYTDLSEHDIDELIHTAKSLSVSSMYQDVDVFIDVYNKLTSEALVIHHTPPKTTQSLYKNKVVGETALRTNEPGVLRTLETGMNSNDLLAKTQENVLIRQKVYPIRNKQRVIAVLILENDISAEIKAHFEIDNEETAYRDVSTTLSAMSKLSDSITDQLDDAILIFDRKGILQQKNCAADQYYERLGYMEDIQGMHYDNLSLDQIMFDAIMYQIETGKQPIQLKKEVVIAGNYFIMKQIFVKEEDEQECRFILILHDITDIKVKEAEIVSKSVAIREIHHRVKNNLQSVVSLLRIQGRRSTSVEAQKILNESVSRILAIAATHELLSKQMEDGINLYMVIEAVAYNIERCCTDCPKVAVRMDIDKRIYLDSDRTVALALVINELLQNSYDHAFHPNESGEILLQIKEEKNLIHAEVTDNGHGFNVRKVSEKSLGLSIVKSYIKDKLRGKVTIESNEHGTKTMFDFKYNSIHATKK; via the coding sequence ATGACTAAAACGATTCGAGAAATGTGTTTACGCTATACGGATTTGTCTGAACATGATATTGATGAATTGATTCATACAGCTAAGTCATTAAGCGTGTCTTCCATGTATCAAGATGTAGATGTGTTTATTGATGTCTATAACAAACTTACTAGTGAAGCGCTTGTAATTCATCATACACCACCGAAAACAACCCAATCACTTTACAAAAATAAAGTAGTCGGAGAAACAGCCCTTCGTACAAACGAACCAGGTGTACTTAGAACGCTTGAAACGGGCATGAATTCCAATGACTTACTTGCAAAAACACAAGAAAACGTATTAATTCGCCAAAAAGTCTACCCAATTCGCAACAAGCAGCGAGTCATCGCCGTGCTTATTCTAGAAAACGATATCAGCGCCGAAATTAAAGCGCATTTTGAAATCGATAATGAAGAAACGGCATATCGTGATGTCTCCACTACGCTTTCCGCGATGAGCAAACTAAGCGATTCTATTACCGATCAGCTAGATGACGCGATTTTAATTTTTGATCGTAAAGGTATTTTACAACAAAAAAATTGCGCGGCAGACCAGTATTACGAACGACTTGGTTACATGGAAGATATCCAAGGCATGCATTATGATAATTTATCACTCGACCAGATTATGTTTGACGCAATTATGTATCAAATCGAAACTGGGAAACAACCAATTCAACTTAAAAAAGAAGTGGTTATTGCCGGGAATTACTTTATTATGAAGCAGATTTTCGTGAAAGAAGAAGACGAGCAAGAATGCCGTTTTATTCTTATCTTGCATGACATTACAGATATTAAGGTGAAAGAAGCAGAAATCGTTTCTAAATCAGTAGCGATTCGCGAAATTCATCACCGTGTCAAAAATAATTTGCAGTCTGTCGTTTCCTTGTTACGAATTCAAGGCCGACGTTCGACAAGTGTTGAGGCACAGAAAATTCTAAATGAAAGTGTCAGCCGAATCCTTGCTATTGCAGCCACACATGAGCTTTTATCGAAGCAAATGGAAGATGGAATTAATCTTTACATGGTCATCGAAGCAGTTGCCTACAATATTGAAAGATGTTGTACGGATTGCCCAAAAGTGGCAGTTAGAATGGATATCGATAAACGTATTTATTTGGATAGTGACCGTACTGTGGCGCTGGCGCTCGTTATAAATGAGCTACTGCAAAACTCCTATGATCACGCATTCCATCCAAATGAATCCGGCGAAATTTTACTACAAATAAAAGAAGAAAAAAACTTAATTCACGCAGAAGTAACGGATAATGGGCATGGCTTCAACGTTCGCAAAGTGTCCGAAAAAAGCCTAGGACTTTCCATTGTCAAAAGTTACATTAAAGATAAACTGCGAGGCAAAGTAACAATTGAATCGAATGAACATGGAACAAAAACAATGTTTGATTTTAAATACAATTCTATCCATGCTACAAAGAAGTAG
- a CDS encoding acetate/propionate family kinase, with protein sequence MHKIMAINAGSSSLKFQIFTMPGEEVLVKGLIERIGLPDAIFNMSFQNEKIKETRAINNHGEAVELLLEQLKAHQVINDLNEIIGVGHRVAHGGEAFVKSCIVTDDVVKGIEDVTSLAPLHNPANIIGIKTFRELLPNAVSVAVFDTAFHQTIPEENFLYALPYELYEKHHIRKYGFHGTSHKYVAQKAAEVLEKPLEKLKIISCHLGNGASVCAIEAGKSVNTSMGFTPNAGLMMGTRSGTIDATIIPYLVDELGYSLDEVMHMMSSESGVLGVSGISSDFRDIEIAAEQGDSRALLTLRMFTGQICNYIGAYASAMNGCDALLFTAGVGENSPLIRKMVTEQLSYLGVTCNVTKNNAGDMIISDDNEAVKVCIIPTNEELMIARDVEKYAKQTIS encoded by the coding sequence ATGCACAAAATTATGGCGATAAACGCAGGGAGTTCTTCACTGAAATTCCAAATTTTTACAATGCCAGGAGAAGAAGTCTTAGTTAAGGGCTTAATTGAAAGAATCGGATTACCAGATGCCATATTCAACATGTCCTTTCAAAACGAAAAAATCAAAGAGACCCGTGCGATAAATAATCACGGAGAAGCAGTTGAACTTTTGTTAGAGCAATTAAAGGCGCATCAAGTGATTAATGATTTAAATGAAATTATCGGAGTCGGGCATCGTGTGGCTCACGGCGGGGAAGCTTTTGTTAAGTCGTGTATTGTAACGGATGATGTTGTGAAGGGGATTGAAGATGTGACGAGTCTTGCTCCACTGCATAATCCAGCGAACATCATTGGCATTAAAACGTTCCGCGAATTGCTGCCAAATGCAGTTTCGGTAGCAGTGTTTGATACGGCTTTCCACCAAACGATTCCAGAAGAAAACTTTTTATATGCGCTTCCTTACGAACTTTACGAAAAACATCATATTCGAAAATACGGTTTTCATGGGACGAGTCACAAATATGTTGCGCAAAAAGCGGCAGAAGTTCTGGAAAAACCTTTAGAAAAATTAAAAATTATTTCTTGTCATTTAGGTAATGGAGCGAGTGTTTGTGCGATTGAAGCTGGGAAATCAGTGAATACTTCGATGGGCTTTACGCCAAATGCTGGCTTGATGATGGGAACACGTTCTGGTACAATTGACGCGACAATCATCCCGTATTTAGTTGATGAATTAGGCTATAGCTTGGATGAAGTGATGCATATGATGTCTAGTGAATCTGGTGTTCTTGGCGTTTCAGGAATTTCAAGCGACTTTAGAGACATTGAAATCGCGGCAGAACAAGGCGATTCGCGCGCATTATTAACACTTCGCATGTTTACCGGCCAAATCTGTAATTATATCGGTGCATACGCTTCAGCAATGAACGGTTGCGACGCTTTATTATTCACAGCAGGAGTGGGCGAAAATTCCCCGCTGATTCGCAAAATGGTTACAGAACAGCTCAGTTACCTTGGCGTAACGTGCAATGTGACAAAAAATAATGCGGGTGATATGATAATTAGCGATGATAACGAAGCGGTCAAAGTGTGCATCATTCCAACCAATGAAGAACTAATGATTGCTCGGGATGTAGAAAAGTACGCAAAACAAACGATAAGTTAA
- a CDS encoding GHMP family kinase ATP-binding protein gives MEIKATCPASCGELLQGWIAGGEKLISYPINWYSEVTLSDKLGVNSSGHTKAWLAFDLTCEYFGMTKRERPPVSLQVKSTIPVAKGMASSTADIAATIGATAKWLNKPITESEIAKLCLQLEPTDSTIFKSLTLFDHLKGDVIQSSNWMPKLGVVVLEPLTILETAIYRQKDHQEQLLKNEPQLAKGLQLFNQAVAQKSIHLLGEAASISAACNQAILPKPFWNELVEVAENLDLVGLNVSHSGTVVGLLYDLEKTDPLEILFELERRYVTTFYSRYYFRELVNGGVRIIF, from the coding sequence GTGGAAATTAAAGCAACTTGCCCAGCTTCATGTGGCGAACTTTTACAAGGATGGATTGCGGGCGGCGAAAAACTGATTTCGTACCCAATCAACTGGTATTCCGAAGTAACTTTGTCCGATAAACTGGGAGTAAATAGCTCTGGGCACACAAAAGCATGGCTTGCATTCGATTTAACGTGCGAGTATTTTGGCATGACAAAAAGAGAGCGCCCACCGGTATCGCTACAAGTAAAATCAACTATCCCGGTCGCTAAAGGAATGGCAAGCTCCACAGCTGATATTGCTGCAACAATTGGAGCTACCGCAAAATGGCTCAATAAACCGATAACCGAATCTGAAATCGCCAAACTCTGTCTACAACTTGAACCAACCGATAGTACCATTTTCAAATCACTAACCTTATTCGATCACTTAAAAGGGGACGTAATCCAAAGCTCCAACTGGATGCCAAAACTCGGTGTCGTCGTATTAGAACCACTTACCATCTTAGAAACAGCCATCTACCGCCAAAAAGACCACCAAGAACAATTACTCAAAAACGAACCGCAACTAGCAAAAGGGCTGCAACTTTTCAACCAAGCTGTCGCGCAAAAATCCATCCACCTACTTGGCGAAGCTGCATCCATCAGCGCAGCGTGTAACCAAGCCATTTTACCCAAACCATTTTGGAATGAGTTAGTAGAAGTAGCGGAGAATCTTGATTTAGTGGGGCTGAATGTCTCTCATAGTGGAACAGTTGTCGGTTTGCTTTATGATCTTGAAAAAACTGATCCACTAGAAATTTTATTTGAATTAGAACGGCGCTACGTCACCACTTTTTATAGCAGATATTACTTCCGAGAGTTAGTAAATGGTGGGGTACGAATTATTTTCTAG
- the eutC gene encoding ethanolamine ammonia-lyase subunit EutC: protein MNEQELKQMIEGILTEMSGGKTTDTVAAAPTKSVVETVVTEGSIPDITEVDIKKQLLVPEPADREGYLKMKQMTPARLGLWRAGPRYKTETTLRFRADHAVAQDSVFSYVSEDLVKEMNFIPVNTKCHDKDEYLTRPDLGREFDNEMVEVIRANTTKNAKLQIVVGDGLSSAAIEANIKDILPSIKQGLKMYNLDFDNIVFVKHCRVPSMDQIGEITGADVVCLLVGERPGLVTAESMSAYIAYKPTVGMPEARRTVISNIHSGGTPPVEAGAYIAELIHNMLEKKCSGIDLK from the coding sequence ATGAACGAACAAGAATTAAAACAAATGATTGAAGGCATTTTAACAGAAATGTCTGGTGGTAAAACAACTGATACAGTAGCAGCTGCACCAACTAAATCTGTAGTTGAAACAGTTGTAACAGAAGGTAGTATCCCAGATATTACTGAAGTAGATATCAAAAAACAATTACTAGTACCAGAACCAGCTGATCGTGAAGGTTATTTGAAAATGAAACAAATGACACCTGCTCGACTTGGTTTATGGCGCGCTGGTCCACGTTACAAAACAGAAACAACTCTTCGTTTCCGTGCGGACCATGCAGTAGCACAAGATTCCGTTTTCTCTTACGTTTCTGAGGATTTAGTAAAAGAAATGAACTTCATCCCAGTAAACACTAAATGTCATGATAAAGATGAGTACTTAACTCGCCCAGACTTAGGTCGTGAATTTGACAATGAAATGGTAGAAGTTATTCGTGCTAATACTACGAAAAACGCAAAACTACAAATCGTTGTCGGTGACGGACTTAGCTCGGCGGCAATTGAAGCTAACATCAAAGACATCTTACCATCCATTAAACAAGGTTTGAAAATGTATAACTTAGATTTTGATAACATTGTTTTCGTTAAACATTGTCGTGTACCTTCTATGGATCAAATCGGCGAAATCACTGGCGCTGACGTAGTTTGCTTACTTGTAGGTGAACGTCCAGGTCTAGTAACAGCTGAATCCATGAGTGCATACATTGCTTACAAACCAACAGTTGGTATGCCAGAAGCTCGTCGTACAGTTATTTCTAACATTCATAGCGGCGGAACTCCACCGGTTGAAGCAGGCGCATATATTGCTGAATTAATTCACAATATGCTTGAGAAAAAATGTTCTGGTATCGACTTAAAATAA
- the eutA gene encoding ethanolamine ammonia-lyase reactivating factor EutA yields MAETILSVGIDLGTSTTQLILSELEIQNMASSFTVPRIVISDKRIIFRSEILFTPILADNLIDVEAIRDFVTREYANAGIKKEEIGMGAVIITGETARKDNASNVLEAMSGFAGDFVVATAGPDLESIIAGKGAGAHTYSKNNNTSVVNLDIGGGTTNLSLFDRGELIDTACLDIGGRLIKVDRETRKITYIAPKIQALIEKRGYPITLGGTTSPENLQPVLGEMVELLKNSVALGAPNDFYETIITNKGLKFLTEIECISFSGGVADCISSGALSDPFRYGDIGLLLGKAIAESSLMTEKKYIESVETIRATVVGAGSHTAEISGSTITYTEKIFPVKNIPILKLAKQEEDENMAEVIKEKLSWFKIDNEMERIALAIEGENSPSFQQVTEYAKAICEGMKEPIALGHPLIIITWHDMAKALGQSIFGHLPAGYPLICLDSVKVDNGDYIDIGKPVADGKVLPVVVKTLVFN; encoded by the coding sequence TTGGCGGAAACAATTTTAAGTGTAGGGATTGACCTTGGAACGTCGACAACACAACTCATTTTATCCGAGTTAGAAATTCAAAATATGGCATCGAGCTTCACCGTACCGCGGATTGTTATTTCAGACAAGCGGATTATTTTTAGAAGTGAGATTCTATTTACACCGATTCTTGCTGATAATTTGATTGACGTGGAGGCAATTCGTGATTTTGTAACGAGAGAGTATGCCAATGCAGGAATTAAAAAAGAAGAAATTGGCATGGGGGCCGTTATTATCACGGGTGAAACAGCTCGTAAAGATAATGCGAGCAACGTGCTAGAGGCAATGAGTGGTTTTGCAGGAGACTTCGTTGTTGCAACTGCTGGTCCGGATTTAGAAAGTATCATTGCCGGAAAAGGAGCGGGCGCGCACACGTATTCCAAAAATAATAACACATCCGTTGTGAATTTGGATATTGGCGGTGGAACAACGAACTTATCGCTATTTGATCGCGGGGAACTCATTGATACAGCTTGCTTAGATATTGGTGGTCGGTTAATTAAAGTAGACCGTGAAACAAGAAAAATCACCTATATTGCTCCAAAAATTCAAGCTTTAATCGAAAAACGTGGTTATCCAATCACGCTTGGTGGAACAACTTCACCAGAAAATTTACAGCCAGTTTTAGGCGAAATGGTCGAATTACTAAAAAACAGTGTTGCTCTCGGGGCGCCAAATGATTTTTATGAAACAATCATTACGAATAAAGGCTTGAAATTTTTAACGGAAATTGAATGTATCTCATTTTCCGGAGGCGTTGCAGATTGTATTTCCAGTGGCGCGCTAAGTGATCCATTTAGATATGGCGATATTGGTTTACTGCTAGGAAAGGCTATAGCTGAATCTAGCTTGATGACCGAAAAAAAGTATATCGAATCTGTCGAAACCATACGGGCGACCGTGGTGGGAGCCGGTTCACACACAGCTGAAATTAGCGGTAGCACCATTACGTACACCGAGAAAATTTTCCCAGTAAAAAACATTCCGATTTTGAAACTTGCCAAACAAGAAGAAGATGAAAATATGGCAGAAGTCATCAAGGAAAAACTTAGCTGGTTCAAAATAGATAATGAAATGGAACGTATTGCGCTTGCAATTGAAGGCGAAAATAGCCCAAGTTTCCAGCAAGTAACAGAGTATGCGAAAGCCATTTGCGAAGGAATGAAAGAACCGATTGCACTTGGTCATCCGCTAATTATCATTACTTGGCATGACATGGCAAAGGCCCTCGGACAAAGCATTTTCGGGCATTTACCAGCCGGCTATCCACTAATTTGTTTGGATAGTGTCAAAGTCGATAATGGTGATTATATTGATATAGGAAAACCAGTTGCTGACGGGAAAGTGCTACCAGTAGTAGTAAAAACCTTAGTCTTTAACTGA
- a CDS encoding ANTAR domain-containing response regulator, producing MTEMNGRIVIADDEPITRMDIRDILEEANYNVVGEATDGFEAIELCKTHQPDLVIMDIQMPLLDGLKAGKRIISDGLAGGIILLTAFSDQKNTEKAKGFGALGYLVKPLDEKSLIPTVEMSIAKGRETRKLEQQLEKLTKKLEERKVIEKAKGVLMIENNITEEEAYNMIRNLSMDKRCPMMEIAETIVMSDD from the coding sequence GTGACAGAAATGAATGGAAGAATTGTAATAGCCGATGATGAACCTATTACAAGAATGGATATCCGAGACATCTTGGAAGAAGCGAACTACAATGTTGTAGGGGAAGCGACAGATGGTTTTGAAGCAATTGAGCTTTGTAAAACACATCAACCAGATCTTGTTATTATGGACATTCAAATGCCACTCTTAGACGGCTTAAAAGCAGGGAAACGAATTATTTCAGATGGCCTTGCTGGCGGAATTATTTTACTTACTGCATTTAGTGATCAAAAAAACACCGAGAAAGCAAAAGGATTCGGAGCATTAGGTTATTTAGTCAAGCCACTTGATGAGAAAAGTTTGATCCCAACGGTTGAAATGAGTATTGCCAAAGGGCGAGAAACAAGGAAATTAGAACAGCAATTAGAAAAGCTCACCAAAAAATTAGAAGAACGCAAAGTGATTGAAAAAGCAAAAGGTGTGCTTATGATTGAGAACAACATCACAGAAGAAGAAGCCTACAACATGATTCGCAACCTGAGTATGGACAAGCGTTGTCCGATGATGGAAATCGCAGAAACGATTGTGATGAGCGATGACTAA